From a region of the Candidatus Cloacimonadota bacterium genome:
- the queA gene encoding tRNA preQ1(34) S-adenosylmethionine ribosyltransferase-isomerase QueA, translated as MTQDLHRKIAYHYILPRELIAQYPLAKREASRLMCLSCENNSIHNRMFTDLPSLLRAGDLLVLNNSKVFPARLFGKKENGTPIEVLLLNPLAEPDLWKCLIFPAKRIKKEQYIVFSNNMKGWAYPENDDGMRKIKLEYEGDFWQEIEKIGHIPLPPYINRPDEQNDRLRYQTIYASENGSVAAPTAGLHFSNDLMLNLKNMGVEFAELTLHVGIGTFRPVKTEDITKHIMHSECVEISEHTAKIINQAKTDLRRVIAVGTTSVRALESFWEKDKLTYGNRWTDIFIFPGYVFKVTDAIITNFHLPESTLLMMISAFAGYDFIRKAYQIAVDERYRFFSYGDAMFIEK; from the coding sequence CTAAGCTGTGAAAATAACTCAATTCATAACAGAATGTTTACGGATTTACCTAGTCTTCTACGGGCAGGGGACTTATTGGTGCTTAATAATAGCAAGGTATTTCCTGCCAGGCTTTTTGGTAAAAAAGAAAATGGTACACCAATAGAAGTTTTGCTTTTAAATCCCCTCGCTGAACCCGATTTGTGGAAATGCCTGATTTTCCCTGCTAAAAGGATAAAAAAAGAGCAGTATATAGTATTTTCCAACAATATGAAAGGATGGGCATATCCAGAAAATGACGATGGCATGCGTAAGATAAAACTGGAATATGAAGGTGATTTTTGGCAAGAAATCGAGAAAATTGGTCATATTCCACTGCCTCCTTATATTAACCGTCCCGATGAGCAAAATGATAGGCTGCGTTATCAAACTATTTATGCCTCAGAAAACGGTTCTGTAGCCGCACCAACAGCAGGTTTGCATTTCAGTAATGATCTTATGCTGAACCTAAAGAATATGGGAGTGGAATTTGCTGAACTTACCTTACATGTTGGCATTGGTACCTTTAGACCGGTTAAAACTGAAGATATTACTAAACATATAATGCATAGTGAATGTGTAGAAATATCTGAACATACTGCCAAGATTATTAACCAAGCCAAAACAGACCTACGCCGAGTTATTGCAGTTGGCACAACTTCGGTTAGAGCCTTAGAAAGCTTTTGGGAGAAAGACAAATTAACCTATGGTAATAGGTGGACTGATATTTTTATATTTCCCGGATATGTGTTTAAGGTTACTGACGCTATAATTACCAATTTTCATTTACCAGAATCTACTCTTTTAATGATGATATCGGCATTTGCTGGTTACGATTTTATTCGCAAAGCCTACCAAATAGCCGTAGATGAGCGTTACAGATTTTTTAGTTATGGCGATGCCATGTTTATTGAAAAATGA